From a region of the Thalassospira sp. TSL5-1 genome:
- a CDS encoding phosphodiesterase, whose translation MKIIHLSDCHFIDPAPAGNAASSPTPQQTLQRIIADICQWHSDAEMCIISGDLTHDGTPIQYDLFARTISDLPMPVHVIPGNHDARAPLLAALPTTRQDKNGFINHALTHNGIRFVLLDTLIAGEDAGILCEKRLAWLSSELAASQNLPVMIFMHHPPVTVGLPFMDSINLQNADDFGDVIASHGSVKHIFFGHLHRPLQGMWRDIPFTCGPSSYKGQPLAMQPGSGLPDKAWLEPGYGIALINEHEASVCYHFETVPNSAT comes from the coding sequence ATGAAAATAATTCATCTAAGCGACTGTCATTTCATCGACCCCGCCCCGGCAGGAAATGCGGCAAGCAGCCCCACCCCGCAACAAACCCTGCAACGCATCATTGCCGATATTTGCCAATGGCACAGCGATGCCGAGATGTGCATCATTTCCGGCGATCTGACCCATGATGGCACGCCAATACAATATGACCTGTTTGCCCGCACCATTAGCGATTTGCCCATGCCGGTTCATGTCATTCCTGGCAACCACGATGCCCGTGCCCCGCTGCTTGCCGCCCTGCCCACCACCCGGCAGGATAAAAACGGCTTTATCAACCATGCCCTCACCCATAATGGCATTCGTTTTGTACTGCTTGATACCCTGATCGCGGGGGAGGATGCCGGTATCCTGTGTGAAAAACGCCTGGCATGGTTGTCGTCCGAACTGGCAGCATCGCAAAACCTGCCGGTTATGATTTTCATGCACCATCCGCCGGTCACGGTTGGCCTGCCCTTTATGGATTCCATCAATTTGCAAAATGCCGATGATTTTGGCGATGTCATCGCCTCACACGGGTCGGTAAAGCATATCTTTTTTGGTCATTTGCACCGCCCCTTACAGGGTATGTGGCGCGATATTCCCTTTACCTGCGGCCCCAGTAGTTACAAGGGCCAACCCCTTGCCATGCAACCCGGCAGCGGCCTTCCCGACAAGGCCTGGCTGGAACCGGGATATGGCATTGCCCTGATCAACGAACATGAAGCATCGGTGTGTTATCACTTTGAAACCGTGCCCAATTCGGCGACATAG
- a CDS encoding ribbon-helix-helix domain-containing protein produces the protein MTDLVRKRSITIAGHRTSFSLEDAFWQELQHIAEREGHSIAEMVALIDEGREGNLSSALRLYVLGDLQRRLNTVTQVQHAVSPAKEGEAD, from the coding sequence ATGACTGACCTTGTTCGCAAACGTTCAATTACCATTGCCGGGCATCGCACCAGTTTTTCGCTGGAAGATGCCTTTTGGCAGGAATTACAACACATTGCCGAACGCGAAGGCCATTCGATAGCGGAAATGGTGGCATTGATTGACGAAGGCCGGGAAGGCAATTTATCAAGTGCCTTGCGATTATATGTTCTGGGTGATTTGCAACGCCGTTTAAACACGGTCACGCAGGTGCAACATGCCGTTTCCCCCGCCAAAGAAGGTGAAGCAGACTAA
- a CDS encoding NAD-dependent epimerase/dehydratase family protein, whose product MNTPLKMAITGANGFVGQAVCKAALADGFEVRPLVRNESALAQLPAELQPDARIIGTIDGKTDWTGHLDGVACVVHLAARVHVMNETSGDPLAAFRAVNVAGSLQLARAAVAQNVSRMVFVSSIKVNGEETRFSAFDEHSPVHPQDPYGHSKAEAEEALRAFSQKSGLGLTILRPPLVYGPGVKANFAALAKLALRGIPLPFGAIRNHRSLIHVDNLADACVVVARHPAASYQTYMVSDGEDFSIGEMIALLAEGMGKKAVLVPVPVSVLSCLGRITGKSAQIQRLTGSLQVDSRAIRRDLRWLPPIEARDGLRRVGAWFAGNATKYD is encoded by the coding sequence ATGAACACCCCTCTGAAAATGGCTATCACCGGGGCCAATGGTTTTGTCGGGCAGGCGGTGTGCAAGGCCGCCCTTGCCGATGGTTTCGAGGTCCGCCCGCTGGTGCGTAATGAATCAGCCCTGGCACAGTTGCCTGCCGAATTGCAACCCGACGCCCGTATTATCGGCACGATTGATGGCAAAACCGACTGGACCGGGCATCTTGACGGGGTAGCATGTGTGGTGCATCTGGCTGCAAGGGTGCATGTGATGAATGAAACGTCGGGCGACCCGCTTGCGGCCTTTCGCGCGGTCAATGTCGCGGGCAGTTTGCAGTTGGCCCGTGCGGCGGTGGCACAAAATGTCTCGCGGATGGTGTTTGTCAGTTCGATTAAAGTCAATGGTGAGGAAACCCGCTTTTCTGCCTTTGATGAACACAGCCCGGTTCACCCGCAGGACCCTTATGGGCACTCCAAGGCCGAGGCCGAAGAGGCCTTGCGGGCCTTTTCGCAGAAATCCGGTTTGGGATTAACGATTTTACGCCCGCCTTTGGTTTATGGGCCTGGGGTAAAGGCCAATTTTGCCGCTCTTGCAAAACTGGCCTTGCGGGGTATTCCCCTGCCATTCGGTGCCATTCGCAACCATCGCAGTTTGATCCATGTGGATAATCTGGCTGATGCCTGTGTGGTGGTGGCGCGCCACCCGGCTGCGAGTTACCAGACCTATATGGTGTCTGATGGCGAGGATTTTTCGATAGGCGAAATGATCGCGCTTTTGGCCGAAGGCATGGGGAAAAAGGCGGTGTTGGTACCAGTACCGGTGTCGGTCTTATCCTGTTTGGGGCGAATAACGGGAAAATCGGCACAGATACAGCGCCTGACGGGATCCTTACAGGTCGATAGCCGTGCTATCCGCCGGGATTTGCGCTGGTTGCCACCCATCGAGGCCCGGGATGGTTTGCGCCGGGTTGGGGCGTGGTTTGCCGGTAACGCCACAAAGTACGATTAG
- a CDS encoding asparagine synthetase B, whose product MCGLAGTTDPEAFDWVVAASTALAHRGPDGHGMWQDGGTILAHRRLATTDIRAVASQPMHSENQRFVFVFNGYVAGYRRLHAQLKRTGITGSAGASSHSDTAVFLALLAQALTSDALGRLSERMAQMLGDISGAYAFALWDRQQQALWLAVDPGGQKPLYVAERADGHLFFASELTPLRSAPGIAQDHDAEAFDLSLAHLFIPAPKTAFRSIRQLRPGEVLCCQGGRLSRFQLSGPRQLKGQSHDVAIYALRKRVYRAVAGAMQCDRPVACLLSGGMDSAGIAALAARVARHRSRDHRMPTAIVMGFPGTPFDETARARQLAEHLGLKLKTVSAPNHAEDILCRLKSALRAFGGPFSNPAVILAHCLAETVADIAPVCLTGDGGDEVFGGYRRYRLANHAEQWLKVPQYVRQAVAGGVTWAETGLRRVGGGNALAGAGKFLRATTGQADDVFKAWNSRCILPGYGRLQAVLPDGVVDENAWPLASRMMRFDQRVTLAGNQLAISDRMGMAAGVEYRPPLLDPSVRALAASIPVHDHVKGGAKAVWRDVVSPLVPGRYLAAAKSGFNPPIGTWLRDVSRLLWADEIQAQEHLFVRVSIPLGQRRDIWQRALANDFDAALTVWNLLVWHIWQEGEVL is encoded by the coding sequence ATGTGCGGCCTGGCCGGTACGACCGATCCTGAGGCATTTGACTGGGTTGTTGCCGCCTCGACTGCGCTGGCCCATCGCGGACCGGACGGGCACGGGATGTGGCAGGATGGTGGTACCATTCTTGCCCATCGTCGCTTGGCGACAACGGATATTCGTGCCGTCGCCTCGCAGCCGATGCACAGTGAAAATCAGCGATTTGTCTTTGTTTTTAACGGTTATGTGGCCGGGTATCGCCGGTTGCACGCCCAGTTAAAAAGGACGGGAATTACCGGCAGTGCCGGGGCGTCGTCCCATTCGGATACAGCCGTTTTCCTTGCCTTGCTGGCACAGGCGCTGACATCGGATGCGTTGGGCAGGCTATCCGAACGCATGGCGCAAATGCTTGGGGATATTTCGGGGGCTTATGCCTTTGCCTTGTGGGACCGGCAACAACAGGCCCTGTGGCTGGCGGTGGATCCGGGCGGGCAAAAGCCGCTTTATGTGGCAGAACGTGCGGACGGGCATCTTTTCTTTGCTTCCGAATTAACGCCGTTACGGTCAGCTCCGGGCATTGCGCAGGATCATGATGCGGAGGCGTTTGACCTGTCATTGGCGCATTTGTTTATTCCCGCCCCTAAAACCGCTTTTCGGTCTATTCGTCAATTGCGGCCTGGTGAGGTTTTGTGCTGTCAGGGCGGCAGATTAAGCCGTTTTCAGCTTTCTGGGCCGAGGCAGCTAAAAGGCCAAAGTCACGACGTTGCCATTTATGCGTTGCGCAAGCGTGTGTATCGCGCGGTGGCGGGGGCCATGCAGTGTGACAGGCCGGTTGCCTGTTTGCTTTCGGGCGGGATGGACAGTGCCGGGATTGCGGCATTGGCGGCACGTGTCGCACGGCATCGGTCCCGGGATCACAGAATGCCAACAGCCATTGTTATGGGGTTCCCCGGCACGCCATTTGATGAAACGGCCCGTGCCCGGCAATTGGCAGAGCATTTGGGCCTGAAGCTTAAAACTGTATCCGCCCCCAACCATGCTGAAGATATTTTATGCAGGTTGAAAAGTGCCCTGCGGGCCTTTGGCGGGCCGTTTTCAAACCCGGCGGTGATTCTGGCGCATTGCCTGGCCGAAACCGTGGCCGATATTGCCCCGGTATGTTTGACAGGCGATGGCGGGGATGAGGTGTTTGGCGGTTATCGGCGGTATCGTTTGGCGAATCATGCCGAACAATGGCTGAAAGTGCCGCAATATGTGCGACAGGCCGTGGCGGGCGGTGTGACTTGGGCCGAAACGGGATTGCGACGGGTGGGCGGTGGCAATGCGCTTGCCGGTGCAGGCAAGTTTCTGCGGGCAACGACCGGGCAGGCGGATGATGTGTTCAAGGCCTGGAATAGCCGGTGCATTTTGCCCGGATATGGCCGATTGCAGGCTGTTTTACCAGATGGGGTCGTGGATGAAAACGCATGGCCGCTGGCATCACGGATGATGCGGTTTGACCAGCGCGTGACGCTGGCGGGCAACCAATTGGCAATAAGTGACCGGATGGGCATGGCGGCCGGGGTGGAATATCGTCCGCCCTTGCTGGACCCGTCCGTCCGCGCGCTGGCAGCGTCAATACCTGTGCATGATCATGTAAAGGGCGGGGCCAAGGCCGTGTGGCGGGACGTGGTGTCACCGCTGGTGCCGGGGCGCTATCTGGCGGCGGCAAAGTCCGGTTTTAATCCGCCGATTGGCACATGGCTGCGTGATGTTTCCCGGCTTTTGTGGGCCGATGAAATACAGGCACAAGAACATCTGTTTGTGCGGGTTTCGATCCCGCTTGGGCAGCGGCGTGACATTTGGCAGCGTGCGCTTGCCAATGATTTTGATGCCGCCCTGACCGTTTGGAACCTGTTGGTGTGGCATATATGGCAAGAAGGCGAGGTTTTATAA
- a CDS encoding response regulator — protein sequence MEKQLLDALSQSNAGIALFDANERLIFANPAWNQLITGIAEDDLVFDETSLDNGGMLSVCMVRPHLQAGKLRPSLADVENRKRGTVLVADDSASNRMVARRMLQAEGFSVMEAGDGQSVLDILRRGIPVDIVLMDVEMPDMDGLHTTRRIRHMDGPSSRIPIIAFSAHRTRDWNMIARQSGVNDFISKPIQRASLLRVIGENLLRHNTSDRKNSTAAPAPLALMQQKSRSFTSPLQNLPTSPVLDVKILEKLYHDVGIDGAAAGIELFISETETRLVQIDDALSRCDFGAVRNEVHALKSTSDTFGLRQLADLCAAAHNMFDRSDLDEHHLVNFSRRVVQLAPTALTALNLYRRSRSWALSS from the coding sequence ATGGAAAAACAGCTTCTCGATGCGCTCTCGCAGTCAAATGCGGGCATTGCGTTATTTGATGCCAATGAACGTCTTATTTTTGCGAACCCGGCCTGGAATCAACTGATAACCGGTATTGCCGAGGATGATCTGGTCTTTGACGAAACCAGCCTGGACAATGGCGGTATGCTGTCTGTCTGCATGGTTCGTCCGCATCTTCAAGCTGGCAAACTACGCCCTTCTCTTGCCGATGTCGAAAACCGCAAACGCGGCACGGTTCTGGTCGCCGATGACAGTGCATCAAACCGCATGGTCGCACGCCGCATGCTGCAGGCCGAAGGTTTCAGCGTTATGGAAGCGGGCGATGGTCAGTCCGTTCTCGATATTTTACGCCGGGGCATTCCCGTTGACATCGTTCTGATGGATGTTGAAATGCCCGACATGGACGGCCTGCATACCACCCGGCGGATTCGCCACATGGATGGCCCGTCATCGCGCATTCCGATCATTGCCTTTTCCGCCCATCGCACCCGCGACTGGAACATGATCGCCCGTCAATCCGGCGTGAACGATTTCATCAGCAAACCCATCCAGCGGGCCAGCCTGTTACGTGTCATTGGCGAAAACCTTCTGCGACACAATACCTCGGACCGCAAAAACAGCACTGCCGCCCCGGCCCCGCTTGCGCTCATGCAGCAAAAAAGCCGCAGCTTCACCTCGCCACTTCAGAACCTGCCGACAAGCCCGGTGCTGGATGTTAAAATTCTGGAAAAACTGTATCACGATGTAGGCATTGACGGTGCCGCCGCTGGCATCGAGCTTTTCATCAGCGAGACGGAAACGCGTCTGGTCCAAATTGACGACGCCCTGTCACGCTGTGATTTCGGCGCCGTTCGCAACGAAGTTCATGCGCTAAAAAGCACCTCCGATACCTTCGGATTACGTCAATTGGCCGATTTATGTGCCGCTGCCCATAACATGTTTGACCGCAGCGACCTTGACGAACATCACCTTGTCAACTTTTCGCGCCGGGTCGTACAACTTGCCCCAACGGCCCTTACCGCCCTCAATCTTTATCGTCGCAGCCGGTCCTGGGCGTTAAGTTCGTAA
- a CDS encoding SUMF1/EgtB/PvdO family nonheme iron enzyme: MMLPTRHSLYRTAMGLAAAMFLSSHSLPARADNIPLPEMTVVPAGWYWQGSDAIERDYAYRIDEQIYGEDMARRNRWYDSEIAKWRIYLPQFEISTTPVTNAQYAAFVKDTGHPAPGVTKKMWDSYGLVHGFEATRPFAWKDGRPRTGRENHPVVLISWQDALAYARWLSEKTGDTWRLPNEAEWEKAVRGPDGTFYPWGNIYDPARLNSADRGPFDTMPVKSFPPGPFGLYDGAGQVFEWTMTQQQPGARIVKGGSWDDRGCGVCRPAARHSRPEHLRHILIGFRVLRVATHKDK; this comes from the coding sequence ATGATGTTGCCAACGCGACACAGCCTGTACCGGACTGCGATGGGGCTGGCGGCTGCGATGTTTTTGTCATCGCACAGCCTACCTGCGCGGGCAGATAACATTCCCCTGCCTGAAATGACCGTTGTGCCAGCGGGATGGTATTGGCAGGGGTCTGACGCGATTGAACGCGATTATGCCTATCGTATCGATGAACAGATTTACGGCGAGGATATGGCCCGCCGTAACCGCTGGTATGATTCCGAAATTGCCAAATGGCGTATTTACCTGCCGCAATTTGAAATTTCCACCACCCCTGTCACCAATGCCCAATATGCCGCCTTTGTGAAGGATACCGGGCATCCTGCCCCTGGTGTGACAAAGAAAATGTGGGACTCTTATGGGCTGGTTCATGGTTTTGAGGCAACCAGGCCCTTTGCCTGGAAAGATGGCCGGCCCCGCACGGGCCGCGAAAATCATCCGGTGGTGTTGATTTCGTGGCAGGATGCGTTGGCTTATGCCCGGTGGCTGAGCGAAAAAACGGGTGATACCTGGCGCCTGCCCAACGAGGCGGAATGGGAAAAGGCCGTGCGCGGGCCGGACGGAACGTTTTACCCGTGGGGGAATATCTACGATCCGGCGCGGTTAAACAGTGCGGATCGTGGTCCGTTTGATACCATGCCGGTCAAATCTTTTCCGCCGGGGCCTTTCGGTCTGTATGACGGGGCAGGCCAGGTGTTTGAATGGACCATGACGCAGCAGCAACCCGGTGCCCGCATTGTAAAAGGCGGTTCCTGGGATGACCGGGGCTGCGGGGTGTGCCGTCCGGCAGCCCGACACAGCCGACCCGAACATTTGCGCCATATCCTGATTGGGTTTCGGGTGTTGCGTGTTGCTACCCACAAGGACAAGTAA
- a CDS encoding cytochrome c family protein, with protein sequence MNSIKMLAIAVSATAMFSTAAFAAGDAAKGEKVFKKCAACHSIEEGKNKVGPSLHNVVGRACGSIADYKYSRGYQDACEKGFTTDEAFLDEYLKDPSSKISEIAQTKERSKMTFKLKNEQEIQDVIEYLKQN encoded by the coding sequence ATGAATTCTATCAAAATGCTTGCTATTGCCGTTTCCGCCACTGCAATGTTCAGCACCGCTGCATTTGCTGCCGGGGATGCCGCAAAAGGCGAGAAAGTCTTTAAAAAATGTGCCGCCTGCCACTCGATCGAGGAAGGCAAAAACAAGGTCGGCCCGTCGCTGCATAACGTTGTTGGCCGCGCATGCGGTTCGATTGCCGACTATAAATACAGCCGTGGCTATCAGGATGCCTGCGAAAAAGGCTTCACTACCGACGAAGCCTTTCTGGACGAGTATCTGAAAGATCCGTCGTCAAAAATCAGTGAGATTGCTCAAACCAAAGAACGTTCCAAAATGACCTTCAAGCTCAAAAACGAGCAGGAAATTCAGGACGTGATCGAGTATCTCAAGCAGAACTGA